In Carya illinoinensis cultivar Pawnee chromosome 6, C.illinoinensisPawnee_v1, whole genome shotgun sequence, a single genomic region encodes these proteins:
- the LOC122314101 gene encoding pectate lyase-like, which produces MERVNKNVLLLVFLVSFVVIIPTLHADDNFVPLDGYWQQRAAEAQKASLAAYDPHPEEITRDLNFHVNKVLSGSNNTRRNLKKNTGPCTATNPIDRCWRCDPNWAQNRKKLTDCVLGFGRNTVGGKYGPYYVVTDSSDDDLVDPKPGTLRHAVTQDGPLWIIFARSMIIRLHEELIMTSNKTIDARGANVRIAYGAGITIQFVQNVIIHNIHIHNIYAGSGGLIIDSMNHVGIRTPSDGDGISIFGSSNVWVDHVSMSQCKDGLIDAIMGSTAITISNCHFTNHNEVMLFGASDSFSGDEIMQITVAFNHFGRGLVQRMPRCRWGFVHVVNNDYTHWLMYAIGGSSHPTIISQGNRFIAPPNLFSKEVTKRDYASESEWSSWVWRSEGDLMMNGAFFVQSGPEFDKKPFSRFDVIKSRPGTYVKRLTRFSGTLRCKPGVPC; this is translated from the exons ATGGAAAGAGTTAACAAAAATGTCTTGCTCCTAGTGTTTTTGGTGTCATTTGTTGTGATTATCCCGACCCTTCATGCTGATGACAATTTCGTTCCATTGGATGGTTACTGGCAGCAAAGAGCTGCGGAGGCCCAAAAGGCTTCCCTTGCGGCCTATGATCCTCATCCTGAGGAAATCACTAGGGACTTGAACTTTCATGTCAACAA GGTTCTGTCTGGGAGCAACAACACGAGAAGAAACCTAAAGAAGAACACGGGTCCATGCACGGCCACCAACCCCATTGATAGATGCTGGAGGTGTGACCCAAACTGGGCCCAAAATCGCAAGAAGCTAACTGACTGCGTGCTCGGCTTTGGCCGCAACACTGTTGGTGGAAAATATGGTCCTTACTATGTTGTGACTGATTCCTCGGACGACGACCTAGTGGATCCCAAGCCCGGAACCCTCCGCCATGCTGTTACCCAGGATGGGCCCCTCTGGATTATCTTTGCACGCAGCATGATCATTAGGCTCCATGAGGAGTTGATCATGACCAGCAACAAAACCATTGATGCTAGGGGAGCCAATGTTCGCATCGCTTATGGTGCCGGCATCACCATCCAGTTCGTGCAAAACGTGATCATCCATAACATCCATATCCATAACATTTACGCCGGTAGTGGTGGACTCATCATAGATTCTATGAACCATGTCGGTATCAGGACTCCTAGTGATGGCGATGGTATCTCCATCTTTGGCTCATCCAACGTCTGGGTTGACCATGTTTCCATGTCCCAATGCAAAGATGGTCTCATTGATGCTATTATGGGATCAACTGCTATAACCATCTCCAACTGCCATTTTACCAACCACAATGAG GTGATGTTATTTGGTGCAAGCGATAGCTTTTCTGGTGACGAGATAATGCAAATCACAGTTGCCTTTAATCACTTTGGAAGGGGATTGGTGCAGCGAATGCCAAGGTGCCGATGGGGGTTTGTCCATGTTGTTAACAATGATTATACTCATTGGCTTATGTATGCCATTGGTGGTAGTAGCCATCCTACCATTATCAGTCAGGGTAACAGATTCATTGCTCCTCCAAACCTGTTTTCTAAAGAG GTGACCAAGCGAGACTATGCAAGTGAGAGTGAGTGGAGCAGCTGGGTATGGAGGTCCGAGGGAGATTTGATGATGAATGGTGCGTTCTTTGTTCAATCAGGGCCTGAGTTCGACAAAAAACCATTCTCAAGGTTTGATGTGATCAAATCGAGACCTGGAACCTATGTGAAAAGACTCACACGCTTCTCGGGCACACTTCGCTGCAAACCAGGGGTACCCTGTTAA